TTTCATCCAGCACAATGCCCAGGGCACTATCCAGGTAAACCATGGTACGGAGGTAAGCCTCTTCAGGATCCTTGGGCGTGGGGCCGTATTCGCTGGGCAGCGTAAAGGGAACGTGGGTGGAAGTGCTCATCCAGTCAAAGAACAGGGGCTTATCCTTGGGGCGTTCGTTATAGAGATCGCGGAAACGGTCGGCGATAGGAACGTCGTGCTGATTTTCCGGCTTGTATTCGGAGTAGTCGAACCAGCGTTCAAACCAGGGATTCAGATTGTCAAAGCTGGGCTCCGTTGCCGTAAGCACCATGCGATGGTAGCCCGCATCCTTCAGCATGTCCGGAAGGGCACGCATCTGGGTGTTGGGCACATCGGACAGGAAGGTGAATCGGGGGTGGCTCCACAAGCCGGTAAGGGTCCCCAGGAAACCTTCGATAGAGGGATACCCCACGCTGTGGGCGTTAGGAAAGTAAAGTCCGGATTTCGCCAGCTTGCACAAGTTGGGCAGACGCCTGCAGGTTTCAGGAACGCGGATGTCCGCAGTCCAACCGCGGAATGTTTCCACCGTAAAGAAAATCACGTCGGGCCTTTCATCCAGCGGTCGCTTCCTGAAGGATTCCAGATTCTGGGCGTCCTCGGGAACTTCATGCCAAAACGGGTATTCCCCATTAGGATTTCCGCCCAACGCCACGACGCCTTCGGCGTAATCGTCCCGCTTATCCCCGGAGGAAAACTTGTAGGCCAGTTCCTCCCCTACGTGCCATGCGAAGGGGGCTATTCTTTTCCAGCGCATCTTGCTGGGAGCAAACCAGTAACGGCTTGTAAGACCAGTGGCCGCAAGCAGTGCCAGGACCACGGCAGAAACAATCGCCTTCCTGGACCTGTCAGGAGAAGAACCCCTGAAAATCCTTACGTACAGGAAAACAACCGCGACAGAGGTAAGCAGCGCCCAGAAAAAATCCAGCGCGAAACGCCCGAGGCCCCCCACCACAATGCGTCCTACAAGACCTAAGTCAGAAGCGGCGTTGGAATACGTATCCAGGAAGCTGAGGGATAAATGCTGACCCATCCAGCGCATGGTTTCGTCATCGCAGCAGCCTGTCCAGATATAGAGGGAACCAAGAACCACAAACAGCACGCCCCAAATCTTACGGAGGCTAGCCTTCTGGATCAGGAGGGCGCCCACAAAGCCTATCAGGGCAAGGGCCATGGCAACGCCAAGTTCCGCCACCAAGCTGTGAGGGAAGAAACGGTACCAGCGATCCACAATGGGGCCGCCCGTAGGCAAATCCATAAAGTAAAGGAAACTGAGCTGGGCAAGTCTTGCAAGCCACAGCAAAAGTCCATAAACCACCCAGTAGAAACTCTTCATGAAAAGCAAATTTAGCTTTTATGGATAAAAAAATCCGGAATCCTAGGGAGGACTCCGGATAAAAGCGCGATTTTTAAGGATAAGTTGAATTAGCCCTGGAGCTTACGTTCCTGTGCAGCGCACAGATCCTTCAGCTTTGCAATTTCTGCATCCTGTGCGGAAACCTTGGCGTTCAGTTCTTCGCAGCGTGCGGCGTAAGTCTGTTCGGATTCAATGCGTTCACCAAGCTGCTTGCTGAAGCAGTCCACGGAGCTACGGAGGGAATCAATGGTTGCGTTTGCCTGGGCAAGATTTTCGTCGGCGTTAGCTGCCTTGCAACGGCTGCTGCAGACCTTCTTGCAGATCAGGGCGGAAGCGACTGCACCCACTGCCATACCAACTACAAAATTGGAAATCTTCATAGATGCTCCTTTAAAAATTAGATGTTTTCAGGAACGGATTCGTCTTCGGAAGACTTTTCTTCGGAGGATTCGTCCTGGGAATCAATGTCGCAATCATCGTCGCAGTCGCATTCATTCAGCTTCTTGGAAACAAACAAAGCAGCAACAGCGCCAACAGCCAAACCGGTGATAAAACTAGACAATTTCATGGAAAACTCCTCTAAAATGAAACATTTCCCGTATAATATCACAATAAAAGTCCCAAAAGTCAAGCAAAAATATGGGAAACGTCCCTAAAAGTGCCTTTTTTCAAGGAAACTAGTGCAAATTTTCACAAAACACAAAATTCATACTACGATTCAGGCTATTTTCAGCACGAATGAGACCCAATGCTAGTACGAATCGACATATTTCATTTTTTCCGTACTACAAGTACCCCATAAAAAGCCAAAAACATAGTACAAATACACCATTTCTCGAACATTCGTACCAGAAAACCCCCAAAAAACCCCTCCCCCTTGCAGTTCAAACGCCACCCTAGCCGATTACGAAACTTCCAGACGAAGTATTCTGCAGGCTAGCATGGGGGACTGGTGCGTAGGGCGAGAGTCGCGGCAAAGTTCACTTTGCCATGACCGAGCCCAGCATCCTGGCGCTTGCGCCGTCCAGAGGAGAACTGAGGCAACATCCCCATAAACCACTTGCAAGGGGGAAGTCCTGACGTATCGCTAGCCGACACGTTCTCTTCTAACGAAATCATCCACAGGCTAGCTGGGGCGGGAGTCCTAAATGCAAACCTGAAATGAACATCCCGAGCAACCAAGTGGCGGAGTCCTTACCCGCATACGTAGCCACTTGCAAGGAGGACTGGTGCGTAGGGCGAGAGTCGCGGCAAAGTTCACTTTGCCATGACCGAGCCCAGCATCCTGACGCTTGCGCCGTCCAGAGGGGGAACTGAGGCAACATCCCGATAAATCTCTAGCCGAGAACGTTCCAATCGGGATGAATACACCAGCAGGCTAGCATGGGGGAGTCCAGAGATGGACCTGAGTTCTTCCCCTTGCTACACCCTAGCCGAACACGAAACTTCCAGACGGAGTATTCAGCAGGCTAGCATGGGGGAGTCCAGAGGGGGAACAGAGTTCCCCCTCTGCATCTTTAACAAAAAACCCCAGATCTTTCGATCTGGGGCTTTTCAGCGGGAAGAGCGAGATTCGAACTCGCGATAGGATTAAGTCCTATACGTCCTTAGCAGGGACGCGCCTTCGGCCAGCTCGGCCATCTTCCCATCTTTGGGGCTCTAATTTTAGATATTTATCTTGATTTTTTCAAGGGGTAATCCGAAAATACCTAAATTTTACCATATATATACGGATATTTCCCATGGCCGACCATAAAAAGAAGAAAAAAGTGGCTGCAAAGACCAAGTTCTTCAGCTTTGCCACCCTCAGAAAGTTTTTCAAGATCATTGCCGCATTCGCCCTGGTAGGGCTGATTTGCTGTATCCCAGCCTATATCGTGGTATTCAAGATTCTGCCCGCCCAGGATCCTGACAACCAGTTCAATCGCGAGACCATCATGCAGGTGCTCTCCGGCGAAACCCGAGTTTTCTATAACGACGGAGACTCCCTCCTGGGTGCCTTCTTCGATGCGAACCACCGCCTGTACCTGCCCTATGGCG
This genomic stretch from Fibrobacter sp. UWR4 harbors:
- a CDS encoding LTA synthase family protein — its product is MKSFYWVVYGLLLWLARLAQLSFLYFMDLPTGGPIVDRWYRFFPHSLVAELGVAMALALIGFVGALLIQKASLRKIWGVLFVVLGSLYIWTGCCDDETMRWMGQHLSLSFLDTYSNAASDLGLVGRIVVGGLGRFALDFFWALLTSVAVVFLYVRIFRGSSPDRSRKAIVSAVVLALLAATGLTSRYWFAPSKMRWKRIAPFAWHVGEELAYKFSSGDKRDDYAEGVVALGGNPNGEYPFWHEVPEDAQNLESFRKRPLDERPDVIFFTVETFRGWTADIRVPETCRRLPNLCKLAKSGLYFPNAHSVGYPSIEGFLGTLTGLWSHPRFTFLSDVPNTQMRALPDMLKDAGYHRMVLTATEPSFDNLNPWFERWFDYSEYKPENQHDVPIADRFRDLYNERPKDKPLFFDWMSTSTHVPFTLPSEYGPTPKDPEEAYLRTMVYLDSALGIVLDEISKSPRGNNTLIVLTGDHAFANKAQHGVTEFTGGAQDGYTWVPLIVAGEGIRPQVVTEPVSHVNIGPTVLKYLGLELSNHFVGAPLLEPLVMNEEPKADSVDSAAVDSVKTAAPAYRFTAPREFRNVFGFRMDDVAMSNKDYTFYVNMEDEASWTVFGTMTNPDWDVSRPVEGFASHRKLPSVPAIAEESVRKARAAAFAWEYVVNQNKVMPSN